A window from Centropristis striata isolate RG_2023a ecotype Rhode Island chromosome 4, C.striata_1.0, whole genome shotgun sequence encodes these proteins:
- the si:dkey-182i3.11 gene encoding LOW QUALITY PROTEIN: leucine-rich repeat-containing protein 15 (The sequence of the model RefSeq protein was modified relative to this genomic sequence to represent the inferred CDS: inserted 1 base in 1 codon), with protein MKEAPMLRVCVQLQPTMLAALTLASLSLLVRSDLCPPACKCLHNLTSIVCLERGLDQIPELPETTEQLYVSYNQIQEIPRHGMEKLQVLDLTRNQMNVFLSLNPVWPNMTKLSKLLLCNNDLTFLHPDQFLHCPALSLLDLSGNKIEYLPVGFLRGLRHLTGLNLNFNQIQILQVGGLEGGIALTDLHLSHNNITQIEEGVFKNSTVLEKLDLSRNRITSVGEASFRGATGLQQLDLSGNMLVAVPAEALRDVNMLRSLHLQMNNISSLPDSCFSSLGLLVHLDLSYNKLAALSEGSLRGLSTLCELDLSVNLIDSLPLKVFSGLIGLEELDLYRNRLTSLPVDAFSNLKKLKELQLDSNQISSIPVGVFDPLSRLKELHLSKNRIMNLHHALFNKLKSLQNLYLYSNALRHLPKGLLHKMRSLKEIDLADNHIKSLHPSIFNGLLRVNSLKLSRNHLTXYYSDQFRDLISLKELLMNENHFGNLPTSLFMNLTSLNTLDLEENRITELSPDGFVGLSHLKELKLSFNQLRDIPLKTFDPLHKLRKLLLKNNSLSSLHPQLFTRLSKLTELNLDGNKLNQLQPNGFQGLKNLQKLSLKSNKLRVVENGTFEALKNLSGVYLSGNLWDCTCTQIIYISNWVNMHREKLGDQPVCSFSPFSSALSPNPSLSRAALSPLLLKDHCIKSAARLSSLPLEMLNMLMISVIAVGLL; from the exons ATGAAAGAAGCTCCCATGCTCCGTGTTTGTGTTCAGCTGCAGCCGACCATGTTGGCAGCCTTGACTCTGGCCTCTCTGAGCCTCTTGGTCCGCTCCGACCTTTGCCCCCCAGCCTGCAAATGTCTCCACAACCTGACCAGCATCGTGTGTCTGGAGAGAGGACTGGACCAGATCCCTGAGCTGCCAGAGACCACAGAGCAGCTGTATGTCTCATACAACCAGATACAGGAAATACCCAGGCATGGGATGGAGAAGCTTCAG GTACTGGACCTGACTCGGAATCAGATGAATGTCTTTCTATCCCTCAACCCAGTTTGGCCGAATATGACGAAGCTGTCTAAGCTCCTCCTTTGCAACAACGACCTGACGTTTCTCCACCCTGATCAGTTCCTACACTGCCCTGCTCTCAGCCTGCTGGACCTCAGCGGGAACAAGATTGAATATCTGCCCGTTGGATTCCTCCGTGGATTAAGACATCTGACGGGGCTGAATCTGAACTTTAACCAGATTCAAATCTTACAGGTTGGTGGATTGGAAGGAGGCATCGCGCTCACTGACCTCCACCTGAGCCACAATAATATCACACAAATAGAAGAAGGTGTGTTCAAGAACTCCACTGTGCTGGAGAAACTTGATCTGTCCAGAAACAGAATCACAAGTGTGGGCGAGGCCAGCTTCAGAGGAGCGACAGGTCTCCAACAGCTGGACCTGAGCGGTAACATGCTGGTGGCGGTACCGGCTGAAGCACTGAGGGACGTTAACATGCTCAGGTCTCTGCACCTCCAGATGAACAACATCTCCAGCCTTCCAGACAGCTGCTTCTCATCCCTGGGCCTGTTGGTTCATCTGGACTTGAGCTACAACAAGCTGGCGGCTCTGTCTGAGGGCTCGCTGAGAGGTCTGAGCACACTGTGTGAACTGGACCTTAGCGTCAACCTCATAGATTCTCTTCCTTTAAAAGTCTTCAGCGGCCTGATCGGCCTCGAGGAACTTGATTTGTACAGAAACAGACTCACATCTCTTCCCGTGGACGCATTCAGCAACttgaaaaaactaaaagaacTCCAGCTGGACAGCAATCAGATCTCTTCCATACCAGTCGGGGTGTTTGATCCGCTGTCCAGACTCAAAGAGCTCCACCTGTCCAAGAACCGCATCATGAACCTCCACCATGCTCTTTTCAACAAGCTCAAGTCTCTCCAGAACCTGTACCTGTACTCCAACGCTCTCAGGCACCTTCCCAAAGGCCTTTTACACAAGATGAGGTCACTCAAGGAGATCGACCTCGCTGACAACCACATCAAGTCTCTACATCCTTCAATCTTCAACGGTTTGTTGAGAGTAAATTCACTGAAGCTCTCTCGTAACCATCTAA TCTACTACTCGGACCAGTTCAGAGACCTCATCAGTTTAAAAGAGTTATTAATGAATGAAAACCACTTTGGGAACCTTCCTACAAGTCTGTTCATGAATCTAACAAGTCTTAATACGCTGGATCTGGAGGAGAACCGTATCACTGAGCTGTCTCCTGATGGGTTCGTAGGGCTGAGCCACCTTAAAGAACTCAAGTTGAGCTTCAATCAGCTCCGTGACATCCCGTTGAAGACCTTCGATCCCCTCCACAAGCTCCGCAAGCTTCTGCTGAAGAACAACAGCCTGAGTAGTTTACACCCTCAGCTCTTTACCCGACTTTCCAAGCTAACAGAACTCAACTTGGATGGAAACAAACTGAATCAGCTGCAGCCGAATGGATTTCAAGGACTTAAAAACCTCCAGAAATTGAGTTTGAAGTCCAACAAGCTGAGAGTGGTGGAGAATGGGACTTTTGAGGCTTTAAAAAACCTCAGCGGCGTCTATCTGTCGGGTAATTTGTGGGACTGCACCTGTACACAGATTATTTACATCAGCAACTGGGTCAACATGCACAGAGAGAAACTGGGAGATCAGCCCGTTTGttccttctctcctttttcttcaGCCTTATCACCGAATCCATCACTTTCTCGGGCAGCTCTGTCTCCCCTCTTGTTGAAAGATCATTGTATTAAAAGTGCTGCAAGACTCTCATCACTTCCTCTAGAAATGCTGAATATGCTCATGATTTCTGTCATAGCTGTTGGTTTACTGTGA